Proteins encoded by one window of Aptenodytes patagonicus chromosome 11, bAptPat1.pri.cur, whole genome shotgun sequence:
- the LCAT gene encoding phosphatidylcholine-sterol acyltransferase: MGSSGAGVALLTLSLLLQPTSQFWLFNVLFPPTTTPEAPPTNSTPPVVLVPGCLGNQLEAKLDKPDVVNWMCYRKTEDYFTIWLNLNTFLPVGVDCWIDNTRVVYNRTSRKMTNAPGVHIRVPGFGKTYSVEYLDQSKLAGYLHTLVQNLVNNGYVRDQTVRAAPYDWRVGPQEQPEYFQNLKALIEEMHDEYQRRVFLIAHSMGNLNILYFLLQQTQAWKDQYIGGFISLGAPWGGSVKPLRVLASGDNQGIPLMSNIKLREEQRMTTTSPWMFPTSLAWPETHVFISTPSYNYTYRDYQRFFTDVNLEDGWYMWEDMKDLLKGLPPPGVDTYCLYGTGYPTVETYIYDERFPYEDPVDMIYGDGDDTVNTRSLELCKRWRDQQKQKVYVQELRGVDHLNMVFSNLTLSSINEILLGSPQEQGGPGQVRSSPEAGKGGKILPGQKVLKEPKKN, from the exons ATGGGGAGCAGCGGCGCCGGGGTTGCGTTGCTGACGCTGtcgctgctcctgcagcccacaTCCCAGTTCTGGCTCTTCAACGTCCTCTTtccacccaccaccaccccagaAGCTCCCCCGACCAACAGCACGCCACCCGTGGTACTTG TGCCCGGGTGTCTCGGGAACCAGCTGGAAGCAAAGTTGGACAAGCCGGACGTGGTGAACTGGATGTGCTACCGCAAAACGGAGGACTATTTCACCATCTGGCTCAACCTCAACACGTTCCTGCCAGTGGGAGTTGACTGCTGGATCGATAACACCAG ggtGGTGTACAACCGAACCTCTCGGAAGATGACCAATGCCCCAGGGGTGCACATCCGCGTGCCTGGCTTCGGCAAGACCTATTCTGTGGAATACCTGGATCAGAGCAAGCTGGCAG GTTACCTGCACACCCTGGTGCAGAACCTGGTCAACAACGGCTACGTGAGGGACCAGACGGTTCGGGCAGCCCCCTACGACTGGAGGGTCGGGCCCC AGGAGCAGCCCGAATATTTCCAGAACCTGAAGGCACTCATCGAGGAGATGCACGATGAGTACCAGCGACGCGTCTTCCTCattgcacacagcatgggcaacctGAACATCCTCTACTTCTTGCTACAGCAGACGCAAGCCTGGAAAGATCAGTACATCGGGGGTTTCATCTCCCTGGGTGCCCCCTGGGGAGGGTCCGTCAAGCCCCTGCGTGTCCTGGCGTCCG GTGACAATCAGGGCATCCCACTCATGTCCAACATCAAGCTGCGTGAAGAGCAGCGCATGACCACCACCAGCCCCTGGATGTTCCCAACGAGCCTGGCCTGGCCCGAGACCCACGTTTTCATCTCCACACCCTCCTACAATTACACCTACCGGGACTACCAACGCTTCTTCACCGACGTCAACTTGGAGGACGGCTGGTACATGTGGGAGGACATGAAGGACTTGCTGAAGGGCTTACCCCCTCCTGGGGTGGACACGTATTGCCTCTATGGCACAGGCTACCCCACTGTGGAGACTTACATATATGACGAGCGTTTCCCTTACGAGGACCCCGTGGACATGATTTATGGCGATGGGGACGACACCGTCAACACACGCAGTTTGGAGTTGTGCAAGCGATGGCGCGACCAGCAAAAGCAGAAGGTGTACGTCCAGGAGCTGCGAGGCGTCGACCACCTTAACATGGTCTTCAGCAACCTGACGCTCAGTTCCATCAACGAAATCCTGCTGGGGAGCCCACAGGAgcagggggggccggggcaggtgAGATCCAGCCCagaggcagggaagggggggaagatCCTACCTGGACAGAAGGTCCTTAAGGAGCCCAAAAAGAACTGA
- the LOC143165648 gene encoding uncharacterized protein LOC143165648 — protein sequence MAAQPSGASVTPPRTGTPLCAQPHASSGGTASPVGTNELTSASGVHKGVRLLGIGTFYVLKDYTCTVNSEVSVVRRPVFHMSKVVADECNLSYAEEGVPGRAWVCLWRGSSLSHNPIFHVTETSADVTVVPLRCEELSVCAQLPFATVQCCVYETVTSFFRATSKRQDTDFVFKAIGILSIRNREVTMRFFDDFLLAVDGTGKLLEALLSAPGRRHLVVSGRESPDFHMGPGGVFVLPQFDFTLPPEKEAMECPSVGLLKATEDREEEEEEEKEEEESDKQIETDVPESPSTERLLSQGRRSRSPSTLSGPKKGKGQKSKGRRSPGSFLPRIQESFLVVEKDGEHRQTLGARPQTALPVFRNKKRTSPSRRDTRPQARWSHETLTEIWPCSPLPLVGKEERTAPFLHRAVVKRKLESPQGLRKLNVFTNLSPGNLSSSSSCPRREGLQLLSSGAGQLSVRAKYTLQLLETYHMRREEWRRRVELNRQRNYEENQLLWHRDTLPCGSLPVWSKVSSFARPILRLTACTWDLVVALDARVCVPSYKVWKCQGKKIPEHPG from the exons atggcagcacaaccttCTGGTGCATCAGTCACGCCTCCCA GAACTGGAACGCCGCTGTGTGCGCAGCCCCACGCCAGCAGTGGTGGCACAGCCTCTCCAGTTGGGACCAACGAGCTGACCAGCGCATCTGGAGTGCACAAG GGTGTCCGACTGTTAGGAATCGGGACATTCTATGTTCTTAAAGACTACACGTGCACTGTGAACAGCGAGGTTTCGGTTGTTCGGAGACCCGTGTTTCATATGTCCAAGGTGGTTGCAGATGAATGCAACCTCAGCTACGCTGAAGAAGGTGTTCCTG GAAGAGCTTGGGTCTGTCTTTGGAGGGGTTCTTCTCTTTCACATAACCCCATCTTCCATGTGACTGAAACATCAG CTGATGTAACAGTCGTCCCTCTGAGGTGTGAGGAGCTCTCCGTGTGTGCCCAACTACCTTTTGCAACGGTGCAATGTTGTGTATATGAGACCGTGACATCATTCTTTCGGGCCACCTCTAAAAGACAGGACACGGACTTTGTCTTCAAGGCCATCGGCATTCTTTCCATAAGAAACAGGGAAGTCACTATGAGATTTTTTGATGACTTTCTCCTTGCTGTGGATGGCACTGGAAAGCTGCTGGAAGCCCTTCTCAGT GCCCCAGGGAGGAGACATCTGGTGGTATCAGGCAGAGAAAGTCCTGATTTTCACATGGGTCCTGGCGGTGTCTTTGTGTTGCCACA GTTTGATTTTACACTTCCCCCTGAGAAAGAAGCCATGGAATGTCCCTCTGTAGGACTTCTGAAGGCCacagaggacagggaggaggaggaggaggaagagaaggaggaagaagagagtgATAAGCAAATTGAGACTGATG TTCCAGAGAGTCCTTCTACTGAACGTCTCCTTTCTCAAGGAAGGCGGTCTCGGTCTCCGTCCACACTGTCTGGCCCGAAGAAAGGAAAGgggcagaaaagcaaaggaagaaggtCACCTGGCAG CTTTCTGCCAAGAATTCAGGAGAGCTTCTTGGTGGTGGAGAAGGACGGCGAGCACAGGCAAACTCTCGGTGCCAGACCTCAAACCGCACTTCccgttttcagaaacaaaaagaggaCCTCCCCGTCGCGCCGGGACACCCGTCCGCAG GCTAGGTGGTCTCATGAAACACTGACAGAGATTTGGCCATGCTCACCACTGCCACTGGTTGGGAAAGAGGAGAGGACTGCTCCCTTCCTGCACAGAGCCGTGGTGAAGAGGAAGCTGGAGAGCCCGCAGGGGCTACGCAAACTGAATGTGTTCACCAACCTCAGCCCGGGAAacttgagcagcagcagcagctgtccgAGGCGTGAAGGACTCCAACTCCTGAGCTCTGGGGCTGG CCAGCTTTCCGTGCGAGCAAAGTACACCTTGCAACTCTTGGAGACTTACCACATGCGTCGGGAAGAGTGGAGGAGGAGAGTAGAGCTGAATCGGCAGAGGAATTATGAAGAGAATCAGTTACTCTG GCACCGAGACACCTTGCCCTGTGGGTCACTGCCTGTTTGGTCCAAAGTCTCATCCTTTGCCCGACCCATCCTGAGGCTGACTGCCTGCACATGGGACCTTGTCGTTGCCTTGGACGCCAGGGTCTGTGTCCCATCATATAAAGTATGGAAATGCCAGGGGAAGAAGATCCCAGAACATCCAGGCTGA